A genomic segment from Meiothermus sp. Pnk-1 encodes:
- a CDS encoding LCP family protein: MRLSRVFLGLMLLAVLAGAAWAYRLLHAVSGGAPPAELIRVVRDPEGFFPRNRVNVLIVGKDYNYTRQDIAYSKNARSDTIMLLSLDLQSGSAAAVSVPRDTYVQATDGIEGKINGTFARGGVELLKQTLERTFGVHIDHYVILKDTAVKHIVDALGGVWVETIDAMRYDDSWGHLHIDLPKGRQFINGEQAVGFVRFRKSNQGAPPSKEEGDIRRTERQQQLLRAMAEQALQPSNLLRLDQIVNVALGEIETDLSRPQMMAIAARMGRQSLNNLRTATLPGTGGTYGGVYLYYLDREKAQALVDWLIKGDPTAGNRLVEVSVLNASDRGGVARATAGLLRQQGFSIQRADTARERQETSTLIYKQAALEPQARTIQQLLHIPKLEKNPDYPVGGDVVLLVGNDLSAAMLERWANQ, translated from the coding sequence ATGCGTCTCAGCAGAGTGTTTCTGGGGCTAATGCTGCTAGCCGTCCTGGCCGGGGCAGCGTGGGCTTATCGATTGTTGCACGCGGTTTCGGGGGGAGCCCCTCCCGCTGAGCTGATCAGGGTGGTGCGCGATCCCGAGGGGTTTTTCCCCCGCAACCGGGTCAACGTGCTGATCGTGGGCAAGGACTATAACTACACCCGACAAGACATTGCCTACAGTAAAAACGCCCGCTCCGACACCATCATGCTGCTCTCGCTGGATCTGCAAAGTGGCAGTGCCGCGGCAGTATCGGTGCCGCGCGACACCTATGTGCAGGCTACGGACGGCATCGAGGGTAAAATCAACGGCACGTTTGCCCGTGGGGGGGTCGAGCTGTTGAAACAGACCCTCGAGCGCACCTTCGGTGTCCACATCGACCACTACGTGATACTCAAGGATACCGCGGTCAAGCACATCGTGGATGCTCTGGGTGGGGTTTGGGTTGAAACCATCGACGCCATGCGCTACGACGATAGCTGGGGCCACCTGCACATCGATCTACCCAAAGGGCGGCAGTTCATCAACGGAGAACAAGCGGTAGGCTTCGTGCGCTTCCGAAAGTCCAACCAAGGCGCCCCACCCAGCAAGGAAGAAGGTGACATTCGCCGCACCGAGCGCCAGCAACAGTTGTTGCGGGCAATGGCCGAACAAGCCTTGCAACCGAGCAACCTGTTGCGCCTGGACCAGATCGTCAACGTGGCCCTGGGCGAGATCGAAACCGACCTCTCGCGGCCCCAGATGATGGCCATCGCCGCCCGGATGGGGCGCCAAAGCCTGAACAACCTGCGCACCGCTACCTTGCCAGGCACCGGCGGAACCTATGGTGGGGTTTACCTCTACTACCTCGACCGTGAAAAAGCGCAAGCCTTGGTGGATTGGCTTATCAAAGGGGACCCCACGGCGGGGAATCGATTGGTGGAAGTCAGCGTTTTGAACGCCAGCGATAGGGGCGGGGTGGCACGGGCGACGGCAGGTTTGCTGCGGCAGCAGGGGTTCAGCATCCAGCGCGCCGATACCGCCCGCGAACGCCAGGAAACTTCCACCTTGATCTATAAGCAGGCGGCCCTCGAGCCCCAAGCCAGAACCATCCAGCAGCTTTTACATATCCCGAAACTCGAGAAAAACCCCGATTACCCGGTGGGGGGAGATGTGGTGTTGCTGGTAGGCAACGACTTGAGCGCGGCGATGCTCGAGCGCTGGGCAAACCAGTAA
- the pheA gene encoding prephenate dehydratase: protein MRVAFQGTEGAFSEEALLKTFPEAIPVGLPTFHQVFSAVTAGEVEYGVVPVENTTAGIINQTYDLLLETDLHVIGEIVLKVEHCLLAPKGTTLESIRKVKSHPQGLAQCDGFIARYKLEGIPVYDTAGAARELAEHPEPGMAAIASRRAAERYGLQVLMEGIQDFTGNYTRFFVLSRHDEPRREGPYKTSVVFTTRHRPGELLAALQAFADQGINLVKLESRPRRDPDKPFSPIFYVDFEGHAEDPGPSQALLALLRRASFVKVLGSYPAVSSWGLLSK, encoded by the coding sequence ATGCGCGTGGCGTTTCAGGGCACCGAGGGAGCTTTCAGCGAAGAGGCTTTGCTCAAGACCTTCCCCGAGGCCATTCCGGTGGGCCTACCCACCTTTCACCAGGTCTTTTCCGCAGTGACCGCCGGTGAGGTCGAGTACGGGGTAGTCCCGGTGGAAAACACCACCGCCGGGATCATCAACCAGACCTACGACCTGCTCCTCGAGACCGACCTGCACGTGATCGGTGAGATCGTGCTGAAGGTCGAACACTGCTTGCTGGCTCCCAAGGGCACGACCCTCGAGTCCATCCGCAAGGTCAAGAGCCATCCCCAGGGTCTGGCCCAGTGCGACGGGTTCATCGCCCGCTACAAGCTCGAGGGAATCCCGGTCTACGATACGGCTGGGGCGGCCCGTGAGCTGGCCGAGCATCCCGAACCGGGCATGGCTGCCATCGCCTCGCGTCGGGCTGCCGAGCGTTATGGGCTCCAAGTGCTGATGGAGGGTATCCAGGACTTCACCGGGAACTACACGCGCTTTTTTGTGCTCTCCCGCCATGATGAGCCGCGCCGGGAAGGCCCTTACAAAACTTCGGTGGTCTTCACCACCCGCCACCGCCCCGGCGAGCTGCTGGCCGCGTTGCAAGCTTTCGCCGACCAAGGGATCAACTTGGTCAAGCTCGAATCGCGCCCCCGTCGCGACCCCGACAAGCCCTTTAGCCCCATTTTCTATGTGGATTTCGAAGGCCACGCCGAAGACCCCGGCCCCTCGCAAGCGCTTCTAGCTCTTTTACGCCGGGCTTCCTTCGTCAAGGTGCTGGGTTCGTACCCGGCGGTCTCGAGCTGGGGGTTGTTGTCGAAATAA
- a CDS encoding response regulator, with amino-acid sequence MAQVLVVDDDPSLRHLLDVLLSATGHQIVEAGSAAEALKFLREHTPDLIIVDVALPDLDGISLVNRVKNVVRLKAVPVVVISGGSPDLENHAKFVGAEAFLKKPVTNKALRETVGAILSQRGVVLPGKSVLTTLEDATPQLRDSLPEEERFRELWCHRKSREALLRSLKNKGWGEEQLERLREWSGAGDRVDLFDLIGHLGYGWPLLKRSERATACMHGLWDHPHADVCYYLLHVYTQKGLEAMQPLDILDTPEAKERGLGGSDKVLAKVGGLKAYVRLLDDLEEQLYSVSPTPPDAT; translated from the coding sequence ATGGCACAGGTCCTTGTGGTAGACGATGATCCCAGCCTCCGACACCTGCTGGACGTGCTGCTTTCGGCCACCGGGCACCAGATCGTGGAGGCGGGCTCGGCCGCGGAGGCGCTCAAGTTCCTCCGTGAGCACACGCCCGATTTGATCATCGTGGATGTGGCCTTGCCGGATCTAGACGGGATCAGCCTGGTCAACCGCGTTAAGAACGTGGTGCGGCTGAAGGCAGTGCCGGTAGTGGTCATCAGCGGGGGTTCGCCCGACCTCGAGAACCACGCCAAGTTCGTAGGGGCCGAGGCCTTTCTGAAGAAACCGGTAACCAACAAGGCCCTGCGGGAGACGGTGGGGGCCATTCTCTCCCAGCGAGGGGTGGTGCTGCCGGGGAAATCGGTGCTGACCACCTTGGAAGATGCCACCCCTCAGTTGCGCGATAGCCTTCCCGAGGAGGAGCGCTTCCGCGAACTCTGGTGCCACCGCAAAAGCCGCGAAGCCCTGCTGCGCTCGCTAAAGAACAAAGGGTGGGGCGAAGAACAGCTCGAACGGCTGCGCGAATGGTCGGGCGCTGGGGACCGGGTAGACCTCTTCGATTTGATTGGCCACTTAGGCTACGGCTGGCCTCTCTTGAAGCGCTCCGAGCGGGCCACAGCCTGCATGCATGGCCTTTGGGATCACCCCCACGCCGATGTTTGCTACTATCTCCTGCACGTATATACCCAAAAGGGGCTCGAGGCCATGCAGCCTTTGGACATCCTCGACACCCCAGAGGCCAAAGAGCGAGGCTTGGGCGGCTCGGACAAGGTCTTGGCCAAGGTCGGAGGGCTCAAGGCGTACGTGCGGCTGCTGGACGACCTCGAGGAGCAACTGTACAGCGTTTCTCCGACGCCCCCCGACGCGACTTGA
- a CDS encoding lipid II:glycine glycyltransferase FemX, translated as MLRLEIITDPTRWNLMVASLPITSALQSWGWGEVKKLSGWKAERVAVYEGERLIAAAQLLRKGYAGPLSMLYAPRGPALADLSDLPRVAEALKARAERAVYLKLEPETGQPATEATPRWPGLIQEETIQPEYSIWLDLTAGPETLLARMSSMHKRNTKLAEKRVATRIEGAEAFEEFWRLFVETNRRAKLMQHSEDYYRTVLQQMNQPEGKAFISISRQGGKALAAGLFVAFAGRVDYLYGGSTREHPEAKAPNGMHWGAIRWGIEHGYRIYDLWGISANSQGSHAAGIDRFKEGFGGVRVRFPAYDLPLSPLYDPVKKALRLRKDLRNWRARGSTRDVLGG; from the coding sequence GTGTTGCGTTTAGAAATCATCACCGACCCCACCCGCTGGAACTTGATGGTGGCTTCCCTGCCCATCACCAGCGCGTTGCAGTCGTGGGGTTGGGGCGAGGTAAAAAAGCTCTCCGGCTGGAAGGCGGAGCGGGTGGCGGTCTATGAGGGGGAACGGCTAATCGCGGCGGCCCAACTCCTACGCAAGGGCTACGCCGGGCCGCTCTCGATGCTCTATGCCCCGCGAGGTCCGGCTTTGGCCGACCTCTCCGACCTACCCCGCGTGGCCGAGGCGCTGAAAGCCCGGGCAGAGCGGGCGGTGTACCTCAAGCTCGAGCCCGAAACCGGCCAACCTGCTACCGAAGCCACTCCCCGCTGGCCGGGCTTGATCCAGGAAGAGACCATACAACCCGAATACTCCATCTGGCTCGATCTCACCGCCGGCCCCGAAACGCTGCTCGCCCGCATGAGCAGCATGCATAAGCGCAACACCAAGCTGGCCGAGAAGCGGGTGGCAACCCGCATCGAGGGAGCGGAGGCGTTCGAGGAGTTTTGGAGGCTCTTCGTCGAAACCAACCGGCGGGCCAAACTGATGCAGCACTCCGAAGACTACTACCGCACCGTTTTGCAGCAGATGAACCAGCCCGAGGGGAAAGCCTTTATCTCGATCTCGCGGCAAGGGGGCAAAGCCTTGGCAGCAGGGTTATTCGTGGCTTTCGCCGGGCGGGTAGACTACCTCTACGGCGGATCCACCCGGGAACACCCTGAGGCCAAGGCCCCCAACGGGATGCACTGGGGGGCTATCCGCTGGGGCATCGAGCACGGCTACCGCATCTACGACCTGTGGGGAATCTCGGCCAACTCTCAGGGCTCGCACGCAGCAGGGATCGACCGCTTCAAAGAAGGCTTTGGTGGGGTACGGGTGCGCTTTCCGGCATATGACCTTCCCCTCTCCCCGCTGTATGATCCGGTGAAAAAAGCCTTGCGCCTGCGCAAAGACCTGCGCAACTGGCGAGCTCGAGGGAGCACTCGCGACGTGTTGGGAGGCTAA
- a CDS encoding LptA/OstA family protein, translating to MKRIATLSLLCLTLVTAQSNNVRIITIDSPNGGTVSGNPRTGPLTFENPKPGGVVGRVKDLQITSSKAILEAPPGKTLDESKGERTATFQDNITVKRDRMTATGPKLVYSEKTGQGVLEGPARMRQEPKDKDADPVEVTANKMTFDVDTDISTSEGNVSLKNGRQEGKSDTVYYEEKRGLAVFTDKDQVALVRHRSDGDLIIRAKEVRSLTEDKRLIATGGVTLVDGNITTTGASLSYDDKTGIAFITGNARSENKKEGLVITGPTLQHNVNKHIVVNYTKPYQLPAADFKRTGEK from the coding sequence ATGAAACGAATCGCTACCCTTTCGCTGCTTTGCTTGACGCTCGTCACCGCCCAAAGCAACAACGTGCGCATCATCACCATCGACAGCCCCAACGGGGGTACGGTCTCGGGCAACCCGCGCACCGGCCCTCTCACTTTTGAGAATCCCAAACCCGGCGGAGTAGTGGGCAGGGTCAAGGACCTACAGATCACCTCTTCAAAAGCCATCCTCGAGGCCCCTCCGGGCAAAACCCTGGACGAGTCCAAGGGCGAGCGCACCGCTACCTTTCAGGACAACATCACCGTCAAACGCGACCGTATGACCGCCACCGGCCCCAAGCTGGTCTACAGCGAAAAGACCGGCCAGGGCGTGCTGGAAGGCCCAGCCAGGATGCGCCAGGAACCCAAGGACAAAGACGCCGACCCGGTGGAGGTCACCGCCAACAAGATGACCTTTGACGTGGACACCGACATCTCCACCAGCGAGGGCAATGTCTCGCTCAAGAACGGCCGCCAGGAGGGCAAGTCCGACACCGTCTACTACGAGGAGAAGCGGGGTCTGGCGGTCTTCACCGACAAGGACCAAGTAGCCCTCGTCCGCCACCGCAGCGATGGCGACCTGATCATCCGGGCCAAGGAGGTCCGTAGCCTCACCGAGGACAAGCGGCTTATCGCTACCGGTGGAGTCACCCTGGTTGACGGCAATATCACCACCACCGGAGCCAGCCTGTCGTACGACGACAAGACCGGGATTGCGTTTATCACCGGCAATGCCCGCAGCGAAAACAAGAAAGAAGGGTTGGTCATTACCGGGCCCACCCTGCAACACAACGTAAACAAGCACATCGTGGTCAACTACACCAAGCCCTACCAGCTGCCCGCCGCCGATTTCAAACGAACGGGTGAAAAGTGA